In Scleropages formosus chromosome 10, fSclFor1.1, whole genome shotgun sequence, a single genomic region encodes these proteins:
- the fam124b gene encoding protein FAM124B, with protein MLRRAARLNGGAEDENGDSGAETAGSDCSKMSSTSSDVTASTARESLLMTMHLLANPGDSLLLQLTVDRLLKWVCPGLRFFHVSERACPLRDYTRLPSSPVAGYPSLAVTLFLHESYGEERILRVLDFLQRPPWYYHHTESCRGRAGGIHIASAASPTDALLRPYLLPSRDFYSLGQGMPVWGVRPVHCGSETLRVTLHSHYDNFEDAVRLYETVLRQQAEEQKPGFCWFSLPTGLGPESESRLCFQLALKQLSPGVRVEPCDSAVLQFRVEEIGQLVPLLPNPCTPISATRWQTCDLDNNKILFQVKGHLHPLPPPTSAFPVTISHRAKQRNTVLHPCQVESVRSRSLADLGPERWSTGLKVGGGVEEGVGPDSCCSTPPSSSCYSSQRSSPATLSTYLLHTPLLEEPETNVDTGCTIVAPQMRPATVGASTLDSLTKELLPCLPDVDSPAPTHRTSTAARWYCSTGTALNTHGPREGQVSDMTQEGPAVNPALCLTKPMEDSFQEEFFI; from the exons ATGCTGCGCAGAGCCGCTCGACTGAACGGAGGAGCTGAAGATGAGAACGGCGATTCCGGAGCGGAGACCGCCGG ATCTGACTGCAGTAAAATGTCCTCGACAAGCA GTGACGTGACAGCCTCCACAGCCAGAGAATCCCTGCTGATGACCATGCATCTGCTGGCCAACCCAGGTGACTCTCTCCTGCTTCAGCTTACCGTGGACAGGCTGCTCAAGTGGGTGTGTCCCGGCCTGCGCTTCTTCCACGTGTCTGAGCGTGCCTGTCCGCTCCGCGACTATACCCGCTTGCCCTCCAGCCCTGTGGCAGGCTACCCCTCTTTGGCTGTTACCCTTTTTCTCCACGAGTCTTATGGGGAAGAGCGCATCCTCCGGGTCCTGGACTTCCTACAGCGGCCGCCGTGGTACTACCACCACACAGAGAGTTGCCGGGGCCGAGCCGGGGGTATCCACATCGCTTCCGCTGCCTCCCCAACTGATGCCTTGTTGCGACCCTACCTCCTCCCCAGCCGCGACTTCTATAGCCTGGGTCAAGGCATGCCTGTGTGGGGAGTGCGGCCAGTGCACTGTGGGAGTGAGACGCTGCGCGTGACTCTTCATAGCCACTATGACAACTTTGAGGATGCTGTACGGCTCTACGAGACCGTGCTGCGACAGCAGGCTGAGGAGCAGAAGCCGGGGTTCTGTTGGTTCTCTCTGCCCACTGGGTTAGGACCTGAGTCGGAGTCCAGACTCTGCTTCCAGCTTGCTCTGAAGCAGCTCTCGCCTGGTGTTCGTGTGGAGCCCTGTGACTCGGCTGTGCTTCAGTTTCGTGTGGAGGAGATCGGGCAGCTTGTGCCCTTGTTGCCTAATCCCTGCACACCTATCAGCGCAACCCGCTGGCAGACCTGTGATCTGGACAACAACAAAATCCTCttccag GTGAAAGGACACCTGCATCCCCTGCCACCCCCCACCTCTGCCTTCCCTGTGACCATTTCCCACAGAGCCAAGCAGAGGAACACTGTCCTCCATCCGTGTCAGGTTGAGTCTGTCCGCAGTAGGTCGTTAGCAGACCTGGGCCCAGAGAGGTGGTCCACAGGGCTGAAGGTAGGGGGTGGTGTAGAGGAGGGTGTGGGTCCAgacagctgctgcagcactCCCCCTAGTAGCTCATGTTACTCATCTCAGCGAAGCAGCCCAGCCACATTGTCCACCTACCTCTTACACACCCCACTGCTTGAGGAGCCTGAGACAAACGTGGACACAGGATGCACTATCGTGGCCCCCCAGATGCGGCCTGCTACGGTGGGGGCTTCCACTCTGGACTCTCTGACTAAGGAGCTGCTCCCATGCCTGCCAGACGTGGACTCGCCTGCACCGACCCACAGAACGAGCACAGCAGCCCGGTGGTACTGCAGCACTGGCACTGCCCTAAATACTCATGGTCCCAGAGAAGGTCAGGTCTCAGATATGACCCAAGAGGGACCAGCTGTGAATCCGGCACTGTGCCTTACCAAGCCTATGGAGGACAGCTTCCAGGAAGAGTTCTTCATCTGA
- the aipl1 gene encoding aryl-hydrocarbon-interacting protein-like 1 isoform X1, whose protein sequence is MRLRRSHRIAVRLGPLISLSLSNPTGTAVFSQHRVSARCVRTDGRATMEDALLLGVEGVKKTILHGGTSELPKFITGTKVTFHFRTQLCNDERTVLDDSKKVGIPMELVIGNMFKMEVWETLLSSMRIGEVAEFWCDIIHTGMYPIVAKSLRRIAEGKDPVDWHIHTCGIANMFAYHTLGYEDLDELQKEPQPLYFVLELLKVEQPSEYNRESWALNDEERLKAVPVLHGQGNKLYKMGRYEEATLKYKEAIICIKNVQTKEKSWEAPWLKLEKMALTLTLNYCQCLLRMEEYYEVIEHTSDIINQHPGVMKAFYLRGKAHVEVWNEEEAKRDFEKVLELDPGMKKAVRKELAVLNMRMEEKKEEDKLKYKGMF, encoded by the exons ATGAGATTGAGGCGGAGCCATAGAATAGCCGTGCGTCTAGGGCCCTTAATCTCATTATCTTTGTCTAATCCCACTGGGACAGCGGTCTTCTCGCAGCATCGTGTTTCAGCACGTTGTGTTAGGACAGACGGACGCGCCACGATGGAAGATGCCCTGCTGCTCGGTGTGGAGGGAGTGAAGAAGACCATCCTGCATGGAGGCACTTCAGAGCTGCCCAAGTTTATCACCGGTACCAAG GTGACCTTCCACTTTCGCACGCAGCTGTGCAATGATGAGCGCACGGTGCTGGATGACAGTAAGAAGGTTGGAATACCCATGGAGTTGGTTATTGGTAACATGTTCAAGATGGAGGTCTGGGAGACACTGCTCAGCTCTATGAGGATTGGGGAGGTGGCCGAGTTCTGGTGCGACATCATT CACACAGGTATGTATCCCATTGTGGCCAAGAGCTTGCGGCGCATTGCAGAGGGCAAGGATCCTGTGGACTGGCACATCCACACATGCGGCATAGCCAACATGTTTGCCTACCACACGCTGGGCTACGAGGACCTGGATGAGCTGCAAAAGGAGCCGCAGCCCCTCTACTTTGTGCTGGAGCTTCTGAAG GTGGAGCAGCCGAGCGAGTACAACCGGGAGTCATGGGCCTTGAACGATGAGGAGCGGCTGAAGGCAGTGCCGGTGCTCCACGGACAGGGCAACAAGCTCTACAAGATGGGCCGCTACGAAGAGGCCACCCTTAAATACAAAGAGGCCATCATCTGCATCAAGAATGTGCAAACCAAG gAAAAGTCGTGGGAAGCGCCGTGGCTTAAACTGGAGAAGATGGCTCTGACCCTAACCCTCAATTACTGCCAGTGTCTCCTGCGCATGGAGGAGTACTATGAAGTCATCGAGCACACCAGTGATATCATCAACCAGCACCCAG GGGTCATGAAGGCCTTCTACCTGAGGGGCAAGGCGCATGTCGAGGTGTGGAATGAGGAGGAGGCCAAGCGGGACTTTGAGAAGGTCCTAGAGTTAGACCCTGGAATGAAGAAGGCGGTGAGGAAGGAGCTTGCTGTTCTGAACATGCGCATGGAGGAGAAAAAGGAGGAAGACAAACTCAAATACAAAGGCATGTTCTga
- the aipl1 gene encoding aryl-hydrocarbon-interacting protein-like 1 isoform X2 produces the protein MEDALLLGVEGVKKTILHGGTSELPKFITGTKVTFHFRTQLCNDERTVLDDSKKVGIPMELVIGNMFKMEVWETLLSSMRIGEVAEFWCDIIHTGMYPIVAKSLRRIAEGKDPVDWHIHTCGIANMFAYHTLGYEDLDELQKEPQPLYFVLELLKVEQPSEYNRESWALNDEERLKAVPVLHGQGNKLYKMGRYEEATLKYKEAIICIKNVQTKEKSWEAPWLKLEKMALTLTLNYCQCLLRMEEYYEVIEHTSDIINQHPGVMKAFYLRGKAHVEVWNEEEAKRDFEKVLELDPGMKKAVRKELAVLNMRMEEKKEEDKLKYKGMF, from the exons ATGGAAGATGCCCTGCTGCTCGGTGTGGAGGGAGTGAAGAAGACCATCCTGCATGGAGGCACTTCAGAGCTGCCCAAGTTTATCACCGGTACCAAG GTGACCTTCCACTTTCGCACGCAGCTGTGCAATGATGAGCGCACGGTGCTGGATGACAGTAAGAAGGTTGGAATACCCATGGAGTTGGTTATTGGTAACATGTTCAAGATGGAGGTCTGGGAGACACTGCTCAGCTCTATGAGGATTGGGGAGGTGGCCGAGTTCTGGTGCGACATCATT CACACAGGTATGTATCCCATTGTGGCCAAGAGCTTGCGGCGCATTGCAGAGGGCAAGGATCCTGTGGACTGGCACATCCACACATGCGGCATAGCCAACATGTTTGCCTACCACACGCTGGGCTACGAGGACCTGGATGAGCTGCAAAAGGAGCCGCAGCCCCTCTACTTTGTGCTGGAGCTTCTGAAG GTGGAGCAGCCGAGCGAGTACAACCGGGAGTCATGGGCCTTGAACGATGAGGAGCGGCTGAAGGCAGTGCCGGTGCTCCACGGACAGGGCAACAAGCTCTACAAGATGGGCCGCTACGAAGAGGCCACCCTTAAATACAAAGAGGCCATCATCTGCATCAAGAATGTGCAAACCAAG gAAAAGTCGTGGGAAGCGCCGTGGCTTAAACTGGAGAAGATGGCTCTGACCCTAACCCTCAATTACTGCCAGTGTCTCCTGCGCATGGAGGAGTACTATGAAGTCATCGAGCACACCAGTGATATCATCAACCAGCACCCAG GGGTCATGAAGGCCTTCTACCTGAGGGGCAAGGCGCATGTCGAGGTGTGGAATGAGGAGGAGGCCAAGCGGGACTTTGAGAAGGTCCTAGAGTTAGACCCTGGAATGAAGAAGGCGGTGAGGAAGGAGCTTGCTGTTCTGAACATGCGCATGGAGGAGAAAAAGGAGGAAGACAAACTCAAATACAAAGGCATGTTCTga